Proteins co-encoded in one Actinobacillus succinogenes 130Z genomic window:
- the ppx gene encoding exopolyphosphatase, protein MNYENLMKKATALSLENNRHIREIAAIDLGSNSFHMIVARIVNGSIQILSRLKQKVQLAKGLDKNGLLDQEAITRGVNCLALFGERLQGFKPENVNVVGTYTLRSAVNNDEFLRQAKAVFPYPINIISGETEALMIYAGVSHTQPESGRKLVIDIGGGSTEMIIGDNFKPVIAQSRDMGCVSFAKHLFPNGEITPEAFERARQTALSRIADLAESFQTLGWQHVLGSSGTIKTVHQVIAANLDPDGVITAGRMDFLIERVLKFNSFDQLKIAGLNEERADVFVPGLAILSAIFDTFDISQMRYSDGALREGVMYSLDQNFQVINIRHRTAEGLAEQFNIDRLQAERVSKSVVQLAQQFHEWQASEFADEMQEIILWAALLHEVGIVINHKNMHRHSAYILANMELPGFDREQQRLLATLVRHQQNGFHSDEIGQFARYTPLDVLSAVRLLRLAILLNKSRQATETAEKISLKTDRTLWQLEFEPGYLARNPLLRQDLKQEQKNLIEIGLELNVR, encoded by the coding sequence ATGAATTATGAAAATTTAATGAAAAAAGCGACCGCACTTTCCTTAGAAAATAACCGGCATATTCGTGAAATTGCCGCTATTGATTTAGGTTCGAACAGTTTTCATATGATCGTGGCTCGCATTGTCAACGGTTCCATTCAGATTTTATCCCGCCTGAAACAAAAAGTGCAGCTGGCCAAAGGATTGGATAAAAACGGGCTGCTGGATCAGGAAGCCATTACCCGCGGCGTGAACTGTTTGGCATTATTCGGCGAACGGTTGCAGGGATTCAAACCGGAAAACGTTAATGTCGTAGGGACTTATACGTTGCGAAGTGCGGTCAATAACGACGAATTTTTACGTCAGGCGAAAGCGGTGTTTCCTTATCCGATCAATATTATTTCCGGTGAAACCGAAGCGCTCATGATTTACGCCGGCGTTTCACATACACAACCGGAAAGCGGGCGCAAATTGGTGATCGATATCGGCGGCGGTTCTACGGAAATGATTATCGGCGACAACTTTAAACCCGTTATCGCGCAAAGCCGTGATATGGGGTGCGTAAGTTTCGCTAAGCATTTATTCCCGAACGGCGAAATTACGCCCGAGGCTTTTGAGCGGGCGCGCCAAACCGCGCTGAGCCGTATCGCCGACTTGGCGGAATCTTTTCAAACCTTGGGCTGGCAGCATGTGTTGGGCTCTTCCGGCACGATTAAAACCGTTCATCAAGTTATCGCAGCGAATCTTGATCCGGACGGAGTCATCACGGCGGGACGAATGGATTTTTTGATTGAACGCGTGTTGAAATTCAACAGCTTCGACCAATTAAAAATAGCGGGTCTAAATGAAGAACGCGCCGACGTTTTTGTGCCGGGATTGGCGATTCTGAGCGCAATTTTCGATACTTTCGATATTAGCCAGATGCGCTATTCCGACGGCGCTCTGCGCGAGGGCGTAATGTACAGCCTCGATCAGAATTTTCAGGTGATAAACATCCGTCACCGTACGGCGGAAGGATTGGCGGAACAATTTAATATTGATCGGTTACAAGCCGAACGGGTCAGCAAATCCGTAGTGCAATTGGCGCAACAGTTCCATGAATGGCAGGCCTCGGAATTTGCCGACGAAATGCAGGAAATTATTCTCTGGGCGGCGTTGTTGCATGAAGTGGGCATCGTTATAAACCACAAAAATATGCATCGTCATTCCGCCTATATTCTGGCTAATATGGAATTGCCGGGATTCGACAGGGAGCAGCAACGTCTGTTGGCAACGTTGGTACGTCATCAGCAAAACGGTTTTCATAGCGACGAAATAGGACAATTCGCCCGTTATACCCCGTTGGACGTGCTGTCGGCGGTTCGCCTGCTGCGTTTGGCGATTTTGCTGAATAAATCCCGACAGGCGACGGAAACGGCGGAAAAAATCTCATTAAAAACCGACCGCACTTTATGGCAGTTGGAGTTTGAGCCCGGTTATCTGGCACGCAATCCGTTGCTACGGCAGGATCTGAAACAGGAACAGAAAAATCTAATCGAAATCGGATTGGAGTTAAATGTCCGGTGA